From one Bacillus sp. FJAT-42376 genomic stretch:
- a CDS encoding menaquinol-cytochrome c reductase cytochrome b/c subunit — translation MHRGKGMKFVGDSRVPAERKPNIPKDYSEFPGKTEAFWPNFLLKEWLVGAVFLIGFLCLTVAHPSPLERVADPTDTGYIPLPDWYFLFLYQLLKYTYASGPYTVLGAMIMPGIAAGALILAPFLDPGPERRPAKRPVTVGMMLLATAAIIFLTWQSVSTTNWEKVEQQGKIQAEAKIDTSSPGYKVFQEQTCVSCHGDNLQGGAAGPSLVDNGLKPEEIAKIAKEGRGGMPAGVFKGTDEELKVLSEFVSKVSSK, via the coding sequence ATGCATCGCGGAAAAGGCATGAAGTTCGTCGGGGATTCAAGGGTTCCTGCCGAAAGAAAACCGAACATTCCGAAAGATTATTCGGAATTTCCAGGGAAAACAGAAGCGTTTTGGCCAAATTTCCTTTTGAAGGAATGGCTTGTCGGAGCTGTGTTTTTAATTGGGTTCCTTTGCCTGACAGTTGCTCACCCATCACCGCTTGAGCGGGTAGCAGACCCTACAGATACGGGATACATTCCGCTTCCGGACTGGTATTTCCTGTTTCTATACCAGCTTCTGAAATACACATATGCTTCCGGCCCGTATACGGTTCTTGGAGCAATGATCATGCCCGGCATCGCTGCGGGGGCTCTTATTTTAGCCCCGTTTTTAGATCCCGGTCCTGAGCGGCGGCCTGCTAAACGTCCGGTAACCGTCGGGATGATGCTTCTTGCAACAGCAGCGATTATTTTTCTTACCTGGCAATCCGTCTCGACGACGAACTGGGAAAAAGTAGAGCAGCAGGGGAAAATTCAGGCTGAAGCAAAAATAGATACGAGTTCACCTGGATACAAAGTTTTTCAGGAGCAGACTTGTGTTTCCTGCCATGGGGATAATCTTCAAGGGGGAGCAGCAGGACCTTCTCTAGTTGATAACGGACTCAAACCTGAGGAAATTGCCAAAATCGCGAAAGAAGGCCGGGGTGGCATGCCCGCCGGCGTATTTAAAGGAACCGATGAAGAGCTGAAGGTTCTGAGCGAATTTGTTTCAAAAGTTTCATCCAAGTAA
- a CDS encoding ReoY family proteolytic degradation factor translates to MMTPVSVHEKKDFIRWFLNHYQLKRRECVWILNYLMSHDALMERVHFVEQAQYCPRGIIMSTHCVEEVPFRFYKENVMTTDAEKSFHDIRLNRDEELYIQINFRSSYQSPQYAAVMETNPFLPKHLNGNEKDRLIAERVLERAIQSYQKDKLLQLIDEALDRHDEHAFKELTSKLNAIK, encoded by the coding sequence ATGATGACCCCTGTATCTGTTCACGAGAAGAAAGATTTTATCAGATGGTTTTTGAATCACTATCAGCTAAAGCGAAGAGAATGCGTATGGATTCTGAATTACCTGATGAGCCATGACGCATTGATGGAAAGAGTCCATTTTGTAGAGCAGGCTCAGTATTGTCCCCGCGGAATTATCATGTCAACCCACTGTGTGGAAGAGGTTCCATTCAGGTTTTACAAAGAAAATGTCATGACTACGGATGCGGAAAAGTCATTTCACGACATTCGGTTAAACAGGGATGAAGAGCTCTATATTCAGATTAATTTCAGATCGTCCTATCAGTCTCCGCAATACGCTGCAGTGATGGAAACCAATCCATTTTTGCCGAAACATTTAAACGGAAATGAGAAAGACCGCCTTATTGCCGAAAGAGTGCTTGAACGTGCCATTCAGTCCTATCAGAAAGATAAATTGCTTCAATTAATCGATGAAGCGCTGGACCGCCATGATGAACATGCATTCAAAGAATTAACGAGCAAATTGAATGCGATAAAATAA
- a CDS encoding DUF2487 family protein, with product MKWAADDALAFEKEKQYIDTLVIPLIPAGASPSLLQNVEAGEFAMLLADELERQLRGRILLSPPFTYHPYEKDKNSRLMDWKRDMEGTFKYIFFLTTDSAWKTAGEEGFQETLLWMPSIPLQNMNEEVTGQLLDSHLQQIMNILLQFWNCK from the coding sequence ATGAAATGGGCTGCTGATGACGCACTGGCTTTCGAGAAAGAAAAGCAATACATAGACACGCTGGTTATTCCGCTCATACCGGCAGGAGCAAGCCCCTCACTCCTCCAAAATGTTGAAGCAGGAGAATTCGCGATGCTCCTTGCGGATGAACTGGAAAGACAGCTCAGGGGAAGAATCCTGCTTAGCCCGCCGTTTACTTACCATCCGTACGAAAAAGACAAGAATTCGAGACTGATGGATTGGAAAAGAGATATGGAGGGGACTTTTAAGTATATCTTTTTTCTGACTACCGATTCCGCCTGGAAAACAGCAGGAGAAGAAGGATTCCAGGAAACGCTGCTTTGGATGCCCTCCATTCCTTTGCAAAATATGAATGAAGAAGTAACAGGACAGCTCCTGGACAGTCATTTGCAGCAAATTATGAACATTTTATTACAATTTTGGAATTGTAAATGA
- a CDS encoding ubiquinol-cytochrome c reductase iron-sulfur subunit: MSERKHGVSRRQFLNYTLTGVGGFMAAGMIMPMVRFALDPVLRPVAGQELVQVVKVDEITKEPKRFNFKIKQVDAWHKSDEPRSAWVYKDDKGDIIALSPVCKHLGCTVSWNGDPENKNQFFCPCHYGRYEKDGKNVPGTPPLAPLDVFEQQVKDGYLFLGKAKKRGA; encoded by the coding sequence ATGAGCGAGAGAAAACACGGGGTATCAAGAAGGCAATTCCTAAATTATACGCTGACAGGCGTAGGCGGATTTATGGCCGCAGGAATGATTATGCCGATGGTCCGGTTTGCCCTTGACCCGGTTCTGCGCCCTGTTGCAGGCCAGGAGTTGGTTCAGGTGGTCAAAGTGGATGAAATTACAAAAGAGCCAAAACGATTCAACTTTAAGATCAAGCAGGTAGATGCCTGGCACAAATCAGATGAACCGCGCTCAGCATGGGTGTATAAGGATGATAAAGGAGATATTATCGCTTTATCGCCTGTCTGCAAACACCTGGGATGTACGGTCAGCTGGAACGGGGATCCTGAGAACAAAAATCAGTTCTTCTGTCCATGCCATTACGGACGCTACGAAAAGGACGGGAAAAACGTTCCGGGAACGCCTCCGCTCGCACCACTCGATGTATTTGAACAGCAGGTAAAAGACGGCTACTTATTTCTCGGGAAAGCCAAGAAGAGGGGAGCTTAG
- the pulA gene encoding type I pullulanase yields MKGRAKGIISSLLAVLLVLSTLGGVPSAFAQSNLQTVALEGANADQTQQTYSFTLNYYRYDGKAKDWDLWIWEDGKDGKEVDFSQVTDGFAQVKVEAASNKINVIARPGNWTSQEMTRVIQIPEGEKAAEAYIVEGDPAVYYSREEANVGERMTSAMMDSMDRIMVTSSHPLNEQDINDFTLIDETTGKEMDAQSKKVKDNQVMLLIGDSRSIDVRNAYSVKSTRFGKKKVTVRKALDDKKFFYAGNDLGSSYTPSNTTFKVWAPTAQKVSLVLFDSAGTYTEQGTVEQHKDGNEQSMERAENGVWSASASGDLNGKFYMYKVEFSDGKVNYAVDPYAKAVSANGQRSAVVSLDETDPANWKPMDKPEVSSPADASLYELHVRDFSSDKDSGMKNKGKFKAFTETGTKNSKGDSTGIDHLANLGITYVHLLPSYDFKTVNELKVDDPSSKEPKFNWGYDPQNFNVPEGSYSTDPANPKTRILEFKEMVQALHNKGIRVVMDVVYNHTFEIENGPFNKIVPGYYYRSNDAGTYTNGSGTGNEVASERPMVRKYIKDSVKYWAEEYGVDGFRFDLMGLIDVNTMEQLTKELKEQVDPSMLVYGEPWQAGGSPLAESLQTTKGAQKDKGFAVFNDNIRGAIKGGSDDASKGFATGEKGKEEAIAAGVKGSITDFTNSPAESINYVTAHDNLNMWDKIIKTQGLEEKEGFVDIKDGKLQGEDANRYKTVEEAVAAATPYHAVNKEDELANETVKRSLLSNGIAITAQGIPFIHAGDEMLRTKYGDHNSYRSPDAINQIRWKNVSDFDQVNLYYQGLYQLRNSHPAFKMTGKQQVEANVEILQKQDNLVAYQLKNNANGDKWKNIVVIYNANTAAKKVQLPASPAGWKAVVNDKKAGTGILEEIKGTEAQVQPLSMMVLYDEERTEKPVPSVLTVSSENIYMTAGESRMLQASVKDQFGGYLKDQKITWTSGDEEVAAADSRGKLTAKKNGKTNVTVSSGSLKTTVTVTVADIKPASIVLQGKDSVYESSSIQLQSTVKDQFGQTVGDPAIEWTSSNPKIASVSSSGEITGLSAGKAVVTAKIGSVSAQKQIEVKKYVQRFVEFTYKRADSQYDGWNIWTWQTGVEDGEKRFSSVTSNGAVAKFPIGPDTTKIGFVLRKGTDWAVKDPYGQDRYIDADLSQSVTKVTVTSGVGEFDTVPPVKGPVLAGGKLTFLYRDQELYETSSQEQIERVQVKINGKLFPMTYDAKHQYFSYILDELKEGNYEYTFLVTKDGKTTEISDPYNTGEDGKSVVKYVVPKINVSASAYPKKISSRENAVITVAAEAGEDAKITGMSIDLRALGGAENTPIDPALSEISVPVKDSITAGMKTLPIIVKDQYGNTHKGKVQLEVKPIQVSGSGKDQFDWDEARIYFMLTDRFYDGDPSNNDPNKENYDKKHPETYHGGDLAGITKKLDYLEDMGINTIWISPIVDNVDWNIRSGKEGPQYAYHGYWAKDFTKLDEHLGDMKTFQKLIDKAHDKGIKIMVDVVLNHAGYGVKDGGQKNIRNYPTIEDSLRFKDMLRDGGTDVIKGELAGLPDFKTEDPAVRDQIIKWQTDWLKNAKTKRGDTIDYFRVDTVKHVDSTTWSAFKNELTKIKPDFKLIGENFGASADNTGGYLNSGQMDSLLDFGFKNEAAAFIQGKVDETEANLEKRDKLINNTASLGQFLSSHDEDGFLYAHAKGDLSKQKIAASLQITSKGQPVIYYGEELGLSGKVGGDFDKGEFNENRYDMAWDRIKGNDLTVHYAKLLQTRKHYSKVFSKGDRKKVAGSNEDGYIVFSRKYESQELWIGINTGNTAKTVTLTIKDSKFPHVKDLYSNKDYKKSKDGKVTVEIPPRSDGGTVILTNWK; encoded by the coding sequence ATGAAAGGGAGAGCTAAAGGAATTATTTCATCTTTACTGGCCGTTTTGCTCGTACTCAGTACGTTAGGCGGTGTACCTTCAGCGTTTGCACAGTCTAATTTGCAAACGGTTGCATTGGAAGGTGCAAATGCTGATCAGACGCAGCAAACGTATAGCTTCACACTAAATTATTACAGGTACGATGGGAAAGCGAAAGATTGGGACTTATGGATTTGGGAAGATGGAAAAGATGGGAAAGAGGTTGATTTCAGTCAAGTAACAGATGGCTTTGCCCAAGTCAAGGTTGAAGCTGCTTCGAATAAAATTAACGTCATCGCCAGGCCGGGGAACTGGACTTCGCAGGAAATGACGAGAGTGATTCAGATTCCTGAAGGGGAAAAAGCTGCTGAAGCGTATATCGTGGAGGGGGATCCGGCTGTCTATTACAGCAGGGAAGAAGCAAATGTAGGAGAAAGAATGACTTCTGCGATGATGGATTCCATGGACCGGATCATGGTCACTTCCTCGCATCCTCTTAATGAACAAGATATCAATGATTTTACCCTTATCGATGAAACAACGGGAAAAGAAATGGATGCACAATCAAAAAAAGTGAAAGACAACCAGGTTATGCTTTTAATCGGTGATTCCCGTTCCATTGATGTGAGGAATGCCTATTCTGTAAAAAGCACCCGATTCGGCAAAAAGAAGGTAACCGTAAGAAAAGCGCTGGATGATAAAAAATTTTTCTATGCAGGAAATGATTTAGGATCCTCTTATACACCTTCAAATACGACCTTTAAAGTATGGGCTCCCACAGCTCAAAAAGTCAGTCTTGTTCTTTTTGACAGCGCTGGTACATACACAGAGCAGGGAACAGTAGAACAGCACAAAGATGGAAATGAGCAAAGCATGGAAAGAGCTGAAAACGGAGTTTGGTCGGCCTCCGCTTCTGGTGATCTAAACGGAAAATTCTATATGTACAAGGTCGAATTCTCTGATGGAAAAGTGAATTATGCAGTCGATCCTTATGCAAAGGCAGTCAGCGCGAACGGCCAAAGGTCTGCTGTCGTGAGCCTTGACGAAACAGATCCTGCGAATTGGAAGCCGATGGACAAGCCGGAGGTTTCATCACCTGCCGATGCTTCTCTGTATGAGCTGCATGTAAGAGATTTCTCATCGGACAAAGATTCGGGTATGAAAAACAAAGGTAAATTTAAAGCGTTTACAGAAACAGGGACGAAAAACAGCAAGGGCGATTCGACAGGAATCGATCATCTTGCCAATTTGGGTATTACCTATGTCCATTTACTTCCTTCCTATGATTTCAAAACAGTGAATGAATTGAAGGTGGATGATCCTTCATCCAAAGAGCCGAAGTTTAACTGGGGATATGATCCGCAGAACTTTAATGTTCCAGAAGGATCCTACTCAACAGATCCCGCCAATCCGAAAACAAGGATTCTTGAATTTAAAGAAATGGTACAAGCTCTGCACAATAAAGGGATTCGCGTTGTAATGGACGTTGTCTACAACCATACGTTCGAAATTGAAAACGGTCCATTCAATAAAATAGTGCCTGGCTATTATTACAGAAGCAATGATGCCGGAACTTATACAAACGGGAGCGGAACCGGAAATGAAGTAGCTTCCGAGAGACCGATGGTAAGAAAATATATTAAAGATTCAGTGAAATATTGGGCTGAGGAATACGGTGTAGACGGATTCCGTTTTGATTTAATGGGTCTGATTGATGTAAATACGATGGAACAGCTGACAAAAGAATTGAAAGAACAAGTGGATCCTTCCATGCTTGTTTATGGAGAGCCATGGCAGGCAGGCGGTTCTCCGCTCGCAGAGAGTCTCCAGACCACTAAAGGTGCTCAGAAAGACAAGGGGTTTGCGGTATTCAACGATAACATCCGCGGGGCAATCAAAGGCGGAAGCGATGACGCTTCAAAAGGATTTGCAACGGGAGAAAAGGGAAAAGAAGAAGCCATTGCAGCGGGTGTTAAAGGATCCATTACCGATTTTACGAATTCCCCCGCAGAATCCATTAACTATGTAACCGCTCATGACAACTTAAATATGTGGGATAAGATTATAAAAACACAGGGGCTTGAGGAAAAAGAGGGCTTCGTGGATATAAAAGACGGAAAACTGCAGGGAGAAGACGCTAATCGATACAAAACGGTAGAAGAGGCGGTCGCTGCAGCCACTCCATATCATGCAGTAAACAAAGAGGACGAGCTTGCGAACGAGACCGTTAAGCGTTCTTTGCTTTCAAATGGAATTGCCATTACCGCTCAAGGCATTCCGTTCATTCATGCCGGTGATGAAATGCTGCGGACAAAATACGGTGATCATAACAGCTACAGGAGTCCTGATGCCATCAACCAGATCCGCTGGAAGAATGTTTCGGATTTTGACCAGGTCAATCTGTACTATCAAGGTTTATACCAATTGCGCAACAGTCATCCTGCTTTTAAAATGACTGGGAAACAGCAGGTAGAAGCGAATGTGGAAATCCTGCAGAAGCAAGATAATTTGGTCGCTTATCAGCTCAAAAATAATGCAAACGGCGACAAGTGGAAGAACATCGTCGTGATTTACAATGCGAATACAGCAGCGAAAAAAGTTCAGCTTCCTGCCTCTCCAGCAGGATGGAAAGCAGTTGTAAACGATAAAAAGGCGGGAACAGGAATCCTTGAAGAAATTAAAGGAACAGAGGCGCAGGTTCAGCCGCTATCGATGATGGTTTTATACGATGAGGAAAGAACCGAAAAGCCGGTTCCGTCCGTGCTGACCGTTTCGTCTGAAAATATATACATGACGGCCGGTGAATCCCGAATGCTCCAGGCTTCTGTAAAGGATCAATTTGGAGGATATCTGAAAGATCAGAAGATTACTTGGACAAGCGGAGATGAAGAAGTTGCTGCGGCAGATTCCAGAGGGAAGCTGACAGCCAAAAAGAACGGCAAAACGAATGTGACTGTTTCAAGCGGATCTTTGAAAACGACCGTAACGGTAACAGTAGCCGATATTAAGCCTGCATCCATCGTTCTGCAGGGGAAAGATTCTGTTTATGAATCAAGCTCCATCCAGCTGCAAAGCACGGTGAAGGATCAGTTTGGCCAGACGGTCGGAGATCCGGCGATTGAATGGACATCATCCAATCCGAAAATTGCGTCTGTCTCTTCATCAGGCGAGATCACGGGACTCAGCGCCGGAAAAGCGGTTGTAACAGCCAAAATCGGTTCTGTTTCTGCTCAAAAGCAAATCGAAGTGAAAAAATATGTACAGAGATTTGTAGAATTCACGTATAAAAGAGCAGACAGCCAATACGATGGCTGGAATATCTGGACATGGCAGACAGGTGTAGAAGATGGAGAAAAACGGTTTTCAAGCGTCACAAGCAATGGGGCTGTGGCAAAGTTCCCAATTGGGCCTGACACAACAAAAATCGGTTTCGTATTAAGAAAAGGAACAGACTGGGCGGTCAAGGATCCATATGGACAGGACCGCTACATCGATGCAGATTTATCTCAATCTGTCACGAAGGTTACCGTAACAAGCGGAGTTGGCGAATTTGACACCGTTCCTCCAGTCAAGGGACCGGTATTGGCAGGCGGAAAACTCACCTTCCTGTACCGGGATCAGGAGCTTTATGAAACAAGTTCCCAAGAGCAAATAGAGCGTGTCCAGGTAAAAATCAACGGCAAGCTTTTCCCGATGACGTATGATGCAAAACATCAATATTTCAGCTACATATTGGATGAGCTCAAAGAAGGAAACTATGAATATACGTTTCTAGTAACAAAAGACGGCAAAACAACAGAAATCAGTGATCCATACAATACGGGTGAGGATGGAAAATCGGTTGTTAAGTATGTTGTGCCGAAAATCAATGTCTCAGCGTCCGCTTATCCTAAAAAAATCTCCTCAAGGGAAAATGCGGTCATCACGGTGGCTGCCGAAGCCGGTGAAGACGCCAAAATAACGGGCATGTCGATTGATCTGCGGGCTCTCGGAGGGGCTGAAAATACACCGATCGATCCGGCCCTGAGTGAGATTAGCGTGCCAGTTAAAGACAGTATAACAGCCGGAATGAAAACTCTTCCGATTATTGTAAAAGATCAGTATGGAAATACTCATAAAGGGAAAGTACAGCTTGAAGTAAAGCCGATTCAGGTTTCCGGATCCGGCAAGGACCAATTTGACTGGGATGAAGCCCGAATCTACTTCATGCTGACAGACCGTTTCTATGACGGCGATCCGTCTAATAATGATCCGAATAAAGAAAACTATGATAAAAAGCATCCGGAAACCTATCACGGTGGGGATCTGGCGGGTATTACGAAGAAACTGGATTATCTTGAAGATATGGGGATTAACACAATCTGGATTTCGCCAATCGTCGACAATGTGGACTGGAACATCCGTTCAGGCAAAGAAGGTCCGCAATATGCGTACCATGGGTACTGGGCGAAGGATTTCACTAAGCTGGATGAACATCTGGGAGATATGAAGACTTTCCAGAAGCTGATTGATAAAGCCCATGACAAAGGCATCAAAATTATGGTGGATGTCGTATTGAATCATGCAGGATATGGTGTGAAGGATGGCGGACAAAAAAACATCCGCAACTATCCGACCATTGAAGATTCCCTGCGTTTCAAAGACATGCTCCGTGACGGGGGAACTGACGTCATTAAAGGTGAATTGGCAGGACTTCCTGATTTTAAAACAGAGGATCCGGCAGTTAGGGACCAAATCATCAAATGGCAGACAGACTGGCTGAAAAATGCAAAAACAAAGCGCGGTGACACCATTGATTATTTCAGGGTGGATACCGTAAAACATGTAGATTCCACTACATGGAGCGCCTTTAAAAATGAACTGACGAAAATCAAGCCTGATTTCAAGCTGATTGGGGAAAACTTCGGAGCGAGTGCTGATAACACAGGAGGCTACCTGAACAGCGGACAAATGGATTCTCTGCTTGACTTTGGCTTTAAAAACGAAGCAGCAGCATTTATCCAGGGCAAGGTTGATGAAACGGAAGCAAATCTGGAGAAAAGGGACAAACTGATCAATAACACGGCTTCACTTGGTCAATTTTTAAGCAGTCATGATGAGGATGGTTTCCTCTATGCCCATGCTAAAGGAGATCTTTCCAAACAAAAAATTGCCGCATCTCTTCAAATCACTTCAAAAGGACAGCCTGTCATTTACTACGGTGAAGAACTGGGCCTTTCGGGGAAAGTGGGAGGAGATTTTGATAAAGGAGAATTCAACGAAAACCGCTATGACATGGCCTGGGACCGGATTAAAGGAAATGATTTGACGGTCCATTACGCGAAACTTCTTCAAACGAGAAAACATTATTCTAAAGTTTTCTCAAAAGGGGACCGCAAAAAGGTTGCAGGCAGCAATGAAGATGGCTATATCGTATTTTCGAGAAAATATGAAAGCCAGGAGCTGTGGATTGGGATTAATACCGGGAATACTGCTAAAACAGTGACCCTTACGATCAAAGATTCTAAGTTCCCGCATGTAAAAGACTTATACAGCAATAAAGATTATAAAAAATCAAAAGATGGCAAAGTTACGGTGGAGATTCCGCCAAGATCCGATGGCGGAACCGTCATCTTGACAAATTGGAAATAA
- a CDS encoding DUF1405 domain-containing protein has translation MKTIYYVLAGKPFLLLLFIVNLLGTLYGYYWYTGQLVITEPKFLLFVPDSPTASLFFTLVLLFYLFGKRSRLMEALAVVTLFKYGIWATVMNLLLLITTGELEPTGYMLMASHMAMAIQGLLYIPFYRFKMSHLIIAAVWTMHNDVIDYVFGQMPIYYSLMDYLPNIGYFTFWLSVVSLGIAYWFVIKEKRWKLEIF, from the coding sequence ATGAAGACCATCTATTACGTTTTAGCCGGAAAGCCGTTTCTTCTGTTATTATTTATCGTTAATCTGCTTGGAACACTATACGGGTATTATTGGTATACAGGCCAGCTTGTGATTACAGAGCCGAAATTTTTACTATTTGTCCCGGACAGCCCGACGGCAAGTCTGTTCTTTACACTGGTTCTGTTATTTTATCTGTTCGGAAAACGTTCCCGCCTGATGGAGGCGCTGGCAGTCGTGACTCTTTTCAAATATGGAATATGGGCTACGGTAATGAACTTGCTGCTTCTGATCACAACCGGGGAGCTTGAGCCGACAGGATATATGCTGATGGCCTCTCACATGGCGATGGCGATCCAGGGGCTGCTTTATATTCCATTTTACCGTTTTAAAATGAGCCACCTTATCATTGCTGCCGTCTGGACTATGCACAATGATGTGATTGATTATGTATTTGGACAGATGCCAATCTATTATTCTCTTATGGATTATTTGCCGAATATCGGCTACTTTACTTTTTGGCTGAGTGTCGTTTCCCTTGGAATTGCCTATTGGTTTGTCATAAAGGAAAAAAGATGGAAGCTTGAGATTTTTTAA
- the qcrB gene encoding menaquinol-cytochrome c reductase cytochrome b subunit codes for MLNKIYDWVDERLDITPLWRDIADHEVPEHVNPAHHFSAFVYCFGGLTFFVTVIQVLSGMFLTMYYVPDIKNAWESVYYLQNEVAFGQIVRGMHHWGASLVIVMMFLHTLRVFFQGAYKKPRELNWIVGVLIFFVMLGLGFTGYLLPWDMKALFATKVGLQIAEATPFIGTQVKVLLSGHPEIVGAQTLTRFFAIHVFFLPAALFGLMAAHFLMIRKQGISGPL; via the coding sequence ATGCTGAATAAAATTTACGACTGGGTCGATGAGCGTCTCGATATTACCCCTTTATGGCGGGATATTGCCGATCATGAAGTGCCGGAGCATGTCAACCCTGCCCACCATTTTTCTGCTTTTGTGTATTGCTTTGGCGGATTGACCTTTTTTGTAACGGTTATCCAGGTGCTTTCCGGGATGTTTTTAACGATGTACTATGTTCCGGACATTAAAAATGCCTGGGAATCGGTGTACTATCTCCAGAATGAAGTTGCATTCGGGCAAATCGTCAGAGGGATGCATCACTGGGGAGCAAGTCTTGTTATTGTCATGATGTTTCTTCATACACTTCGCGTCTTTTTCCAGGGTGCCTATAAGAAACCGCGTGAACTGAACTGGATTGTCGGTGTTTTGATCTTTTTTGTCATGCTTGGACTTGGTTTTACAGGTTATTTGCTGCCCTGGGATATGAAAGCGCTTTTCGCCACGAAGGTAGGCCTGCAGATTGCAGAAGCGACGCCTTTTATCGGAACCCAGGTAAAAGTGCTCCTCTCAGGACACCCTGAAATCGTCGGAGCACAGACACTTACGAGATTCTTTGCGATCCATGTATTCTTCCTGCCGGCCGCTTTATTCGGTCTGATGGCTGCCCATTTTCTCATGATCAGAAAGCAGGGAATTTCCGGGCCGCTTTAA
- the ypjB gene encoding sporulation protein YpjB, with product MKRFIVYFTILFLLISGTKGKAEETNRWNRLSETSFNAFQLAKQGRTDESLQMLKYFARQFNKQPAARKAVSSQTVRTISAVHGKAIETLEDQDGDQESKMRAITQFHMVVDAAFTENEPLWSSMEASVMSSFDHLKQDTKGGKQVSFEQDWNEFRTLYDTIYPSVSVDVPPGQIRKVEAMIANVESDLSKSLPKAERISQLTEMQTEFKNIFDRVKDDEADPSLLWVIITTGGMIILTLIYAGWRKFKGEKEKQVERERER from the coding sequence ATGAAAAGATTCATTGTATACTTCACGATCCTGTTTCTTCTTATCTCAGGAACGAAGGGGAAAGCGGAAGAGACCAATAGATGGAATCGCTTATCTGAAACGTCCTTTAATGCCTTTCAGCTGGCCAAGCAGGGGAGAACGGACGAATCTCTTCAAATGCTGAAATATTTTGCCAGGCAGTTTAATAAACAGCCTGCAGCCAGAAAGGCTGTATCGAGCCAAACGGTCCGCACCATCTCAGCGGTTCACGGAAAGGCCATTGAAACGCTGGAGGACCAGGACGGCGACCAAGAATCAAAAATGCGGGCCATTACCCAGTTCCATATGGTCGTAGATGCGGCATTCACAGAAAATGAGCCCCTGTGGAGTTCGATGGAAGCGAGCGTGATGTCTTCTTTCGATCACTTGAAACAAGATACAAAGGGAGGAAAGCAGGTTTCATTTGAACAGGACTGGAATGAGTTTCGGACTCTCTATGATACAATTTATCCTTCCGTCTCTGTAGATGTTCCGCCGGGCCAAATCAGAAAAGTAGAAGCAATGATCGCAAATGTGGAGTCGGACTTATCAAAAAGCCTGCCTAAAGCGGAAAGAATCAGTCAGTTAACAGAAATGCAGACAGAGTTCAAAAATATATTCGACCGGGTGAAAGATGATGAGGCAGATCCATCTTTACTGTGGGTGATTATTACTACAGGAGGAATGATCATTTTAACCTTAATTTATGCCGGGTGGAGAAAGTTTAAGGGAGAAAAGGAAAAGCAGGTGGAAAGAGAGCGGGAAAGATAA